One Bradyrhizobium zhanjiangense DNA segment encodes these proteins:
- a CDS encoding aspartate/glutamate racemase family protein, with translation MRIALIHALKHSITPIEAAFAQAWPEARLMNLLDDSLSADLARDGALTDTMTERFLALGDYAVATGADGILFTCSAFGPCIDAVARAHAPMPVLKPNEAMIERAVTMGKRIGLLSTFPPTLVSMPPEFPASVQIVPKLAEGALAALDRGDRATHDRLIAEASRDLRDCDVIALAQFSIAATAPLVAEATGCPVVTTPDSAVEKLMSLLKAKA, from the coding sequence ATGCGCATCGCCCTCATCCACGCCCTCAAGCACTCCATCACGCCGATCGAAGCGGCGTTCGCGCAGGCGTGGCCCGAGGCGCGGCTGATGAACCTGCTCGATGACAGCCTGTCGGCGGATCTGGCGCGCGACGGTGCGCTCACCGACACCATGACCGAGCGCTTCCTGGCGCTCGGCGATTACGCCGTCGCGACGGGGGCGGACGGGATCTTGTTCACCTGTTCGGCCTTCGGTCCCTGCATCGATGCGGTCGCGCGGGCGCATGCGCCGATGCCGGTGCTGAAGCCGAACGAGGCGATGATCGAACGCGCCGTGACCATGGGTAAGCGCATCGGGCTGCTCTCGACCTTCCCGCCGACCCTGGTCTCGATGCCGCCGGAATTTCCTGCGTCCGTCCAAATCGTGCCGAAACTTGCCGAGGGCGCGCTGGCCGCTCTCGACCGCGGCGACCGCGCCACGCACGACCGGCTGATTGCGGAGGCCTCGCGCGATTTGCGCGATTGCGATGTTATCGCGTTGGCCCAGTTCAGCATCGCGGCAACGGCGCCGCTGGTTGCGGAAGCCACCGGCTGCCCTGTCGTGACGACGCCGGACAGCGCCGTCGAGAAGCTGATGAGCCTGCTGAAGGCGAAGGCTTAA
- a CDS encoding TetR/AcrR family transcriptional regulator yields MRSQLARKPEKTYHHGDLRDALIKAALREAERGGAEAISIKALAKQLGVSQPAPYRHFADREALLAAVTAEAFRQLSATFRAAMAKSSEQSKLSRLAQAMLDFGLRRNGIYRLMFASRIVSCAAKGSELHEATRETFALVIEALEVPAVGYLRERQALKIWAALHGVVMLAEQGLFTGEAAHATREDLVQDFVSETKAALAVAIKDARRKKKGA; encoded by the coding sequence ATGCGCTCACAACTCGCCCGCAAGCCCGAGAAGACCTACCACCATGGCGATCTTCGCGATGCCTTGATCAAGGCCGCGCTGCGCGAAGCGGAACGCGGCGGCGCCGAGGCGATCAGCATCAAGGCGCTGGCCAAGCAGCTCGGCGTCTCGCAGCCGGCGCCATATCGGCATTTTGCCGACCGCGAAGCCTTGCTTGCGGCGGTGACGGCGGAGGCGTTCCGGCAGCTCAGTGCAACCTTTCGGGCGGCGATGGCGAAATCGTCAGAGCAGTCGAAGCTGTCGCGGCTGGCGCAGGCAATGCTCGACTTCGGATTGCGCCGCAACGGCATCTATCGCCTGATGTTCGCCTCGCGCATCGTGTCCTGCGCCGCCAAGGGCAGCGAGCTGCATGAGGCCACGCGCGAGACGTTTGCGCTCGTGATCGAGGCCCTGGAGGTGCCTGCCGTCGGCTATTTGCGCGAACGGCAGGCCCTCAAGATCTGGGCGGCGCTGCACGGCGTGGTGATGCTGGCCGAGCAGGGCCTGTTCACCGGCGAGGCCGCACATGCCACGCGCGAGGATCTCGTCCAGGATTTCGTGAGCGAAACGAAGGCCGCGCTCGCAGTCGCGATCAAGGATGCTCGGCGAAAAAAGAAGGGCGCTTAA
- a CDS encoding ferredoxin, giving the protein MTERLKVHVDPDKCQGHARCKALAPELFELDEYGNAHEAGDGTVPPGLEDKAWLAKSNCPEIAIDVIEE; this is encoded by the coding sequence ATGACAGAGCGACTGAAGGTTCACGTCGATCCCGACAAATGCCAGGGCCACGCCCGCTGCAAGGCGCTCGCGCCGGAGCTGTTCGAGCTCGACGAATACGGCAACGCCCATGAAGCTGGAGACGGCACCGTCCCGCCGGGACTGGAAGACAAAGCCTGGCTTGCCAAGTCCAATTGTCCGGAGATCGCAATCGATGTGATCGAAGAGTAG
- a CDS encoding cytochrome P450, producing MSDVSQPAAHPPVTDWVHDFDHTDPQWTDDPFPIWDELRATSPVVHTERFLGCYLPTTYEAVREIANDTEHFSSRRIIVRDVRPEIARNAAPPITSDPPVHKPAKQLLLPPFTPDAMKKLEPRVRAICNELIDDFIAEKSVDAAARYTKHIPVRAIAHMLGIPESDSDLFVNWIHMILELGIKDETKLLQGVQEMSAYFSGHIEARKTKPTDDLISYLMNARDKDGNPLEDSHVLGSLRLLLIAGIDTTWSAIGSSLWHLAKMPADRERLIAEPGLIPTAVEELLRAYSPVTMAREVVKDTTISGCPVKSGNMVLLSFPAANRDPKMFPDADKVVIDRRENRHAAFGLGIHRCVGSNLARMEMQVALEEWLKRIPDFALDPAGTVTWSQGTVRGPRQLPFLLGKAM from the coding sequence ATGTCCGACGTCAGCCAACCCGCCGCTCATCCGCCCGTGACCGACTGGGTCCATGATTTCGACCACACCGATCCGCAATGGACGGACGACCCCTTCCCGATCTGGGACGAGCTGCGCGCCACAAGCCCGGTCGTGCATACAGAACGCTTCCTCGGCTGCTATCTGCCGACGACCTATGAAGCCGTGCGCGAGATCGCCAACGACACCGAGCATTTCTCCTCCCGCCGCATCATCGTCCGCGACGTGCGCCCGGAGATCGCCAGGAATGCGGCCCCGCCGATCACCTCCGACCCGCCCGTGCACAAGCCAGCCAAGCAATTGCTGCTGCCGCCGTTCACGCCGGACGCGATGAAGAAGCTCGAGCCGAGGGTTCGCGCCATCTGCAACGAGCTGATCGACGACTTCATCGCCGAGAAGAGCGTGGACGCCGCGGCGCGCTACACGAAGCACATTCCGGTGCGCGCGATCGCGCACATGCTCGGCATTCCCGAGAGCGACAGCGATCTTTTCGTCAACTGGATCCACATGATCCTGGAGCTCGGCATCAAGGACGAGACCAAGCTGCTCCAGGGCGTGCAGGAGATGAGCGCCTATTTCAGCGGTCATATCGAGGCACGCAAGACGAAGCCGACCGACGACCTGATCTCCTACCTGATGAACGCCAGGGACAAGGACGGCAATCCGCTCGAGGACTCCCACGTGCTGGGCTCGCTGCGCCTGCTCTTGATCGCCGGCATCGACACCACCTGGAGCGCGATCGGTTCCTCGCTCTGGCATCTTGCGAAAATGCCCGCCGATCGCGAGCGGCTGATCGCTGAGCCCGGGTTGATTCCAACCGCAGTGGAAGAGCTGCTGCGCGCCTATTCCCCGGTGACGATGGCGCGCGAGGTGGTCAAGGACACGACTATTTCGGGCTGCCCGGTGAAGTCGGGCAACATGGTGCTGCTATCCTTCCCCGCCGCGAACCGCGATCCCAAGATGTTTCCGGACGCTGACAAAGTCGTGATCGACCGTCGCGAGAACCGTCACGCCGCTTTCGGCCTCGGCATCCATCGCTGCGTCGGTTCCAACCTTGCGCGCATGGAAATGCAGGTTGCGCTGGAGGAATGGCTGAAGCGGATTCCGGATTTCGCCCTCGACCCGGCAGGCACCGTAACCTGGTCGCAAGGCACGGTGAGAGGTCCCCGCCAGTTGCCATTTCTGCTTGGAAAGGCGATGTAG
- a CDS encoding MFS transporter: MTEQATNPASAYFDLADAERRIKAIFIGSIGNLVEWYDFYAYTAFALYFAPAFFPGNDPVVQQLNVAVVFAATFLMRPLGGWFFGYIADHFGRRISLTLSVVFMCFGSLIIALTPTYATIGFAAPVILALARVIEGLSLGGEYGASATYLSEVADPKHRGFYSSFQYVTLIGGQLTAIIVLLLLQKVFLTPAELKDWGWRIPFAIGAALAIFAAVMRRGLHETEAFEEAKKVVKPTGSITNLLRYPRELLLVVGLTAGGTAAFYTFTTYMQTFVKLSVGLTEDQTTFVIFGTLIFATILQPIYGAISDRIGRKPLLIFFGIAGTLATVPLLMTLKETKSPFVAFILICAAWLFVAGYTSINAVVKAELFPTNVRALGVGLPYAITVSIFGGTAPAIALYFKSIGHEEWFYFYLASIICLSLIIYATMRDTKHASAMHRHE, encoded by the coding sequence GTGACAGAGCAAGCAACGAACCCGGCCTCTGCGTATTTTGACCTCGCCGACGCCGAGCGGCGGATCAAGGCGATCTTCATCGGCTCGATCGGCAATCTCGTCGAGTGGTACGATTTCTACGCCTATACGGCGTTTGCGCTCTACTTCGCTCCCGCGTTCTTCCCTGGTAACGACCCCGTCGTCCAGCAATTGAACGTCGCCGTCGTATTCGCGGCGACCTTCCTGATGCGGCCCCTGGGCGGCTGGTTCTTCGGCTATATCGCCGACCATTTCGGCCGCCGCATCTCGCTGACGCTGTCCGTCGTGTTCATGTGCTTCGGCTCGCTGATCATCGCGCTGACGCCGACCTATGCCACGATCGGCTTTGCGGCACCGGTGATCCTGGCACTCGCCCGCGTGATCGAGGGCTTGAGCCTCGGCGGCGAATATGGCGCCAGTGCCACTTACCTCAGCGAAGTCGCCGATCCCAAGCACCGCGGCTTCTATTCCAGCTTTCAGTACGTGACGCTGATCGGCGGCCAACTCACCGCAATCATCGTGCTGCTGCTCCTGCAAAAAGTCTTCCTCACGCCGGCGGAGCTGAAGGACTGGGGTTGGCGTATCCCCTTCGCAATCGGCGCGGCGCTTGCGATCTTCGCCGCGGTGATGCGGCGTGGCCTGCACGAGACCGAGGCGTTCGAGGAGGCCAAGAAGGTGGTGAAGCCGACCGGATCGATCACCAACCTGCTGCGTTATCCACGCGAGCTCTTGCTGGTGGTCGGCCTCACCGCCGGCGGCACCGCGGCGTTCTATACGTTCACCACCTACATGCAGACCTTCGTCAAGCTCTCGGTCGGTCTGACCGAGGACCAGACCACTTTCGTGATCTTCGGCACGTTGATCTTCGCGACCATCCTCCAGCCGATCTACGGCGCGATCTCCGACAGGATCGGACGCAAGCCGCTGCTGATCTTCTTCGGTATCGCTGGCACGCTCGCGACCGTGCCGCTGCTGATGACGCTGAAGGAGACCAAGTCGCCCTTCGTGGCGTTCATCCTGATCTGTGCCGCCTGGCTGTTCGTCGCCGGCTACACCTCGATCAATGCGGTGGTGAAGGCCGAGCTGTTCCCGACTAATGTCCGTGCGCTCGGCGTCGGTCTGCCCTATGCCATTACGGTCTCGATCTTCGGCGGCACGGCGCCGGCGATCGCGCTCTATTTCAAGAGCATCGGGCACGAGGAGTGGTTCTATTTCTATCTTGCCAGCATCATCTGCCTGTCGCTGATCATCTATGCTACCATGCGCGACACCAAGCACGCCTCCGCAATGCATCGGCACGAGTAG
- a CDS encoding sulfite oxidase-like oxidoreductase codes for MADDNEPPDSKLTRTKEKWAREGRFLTGKITRPEDQRLPPGQHLTKDWPVLDLGVVPPVSRERWRLDVYGAVDAPVFWTFAEFTAQKQARFTSDIHCVTTWSRYDNEWEGLATRELLVACQPREDARFVVLHSYDGYTTNLALEDFAAEDALLAHSWSGQPLLAEHGGPVRLVVPHLYFWKSAKWLQAIEFLTEDAPGFWEVRGYHNRGDPWAEQRYSGD; via the coding sequence ATGGCTGACGACAACGAGCCGCCCGATAGCAAGCTGACGCGCACCAAGGAGAAATGGGCGCGCGAGGGCCGCTTCCTCACGGGCAAGATCACGCGGCCGGAGGACCAAAGGCTGCCGCCCGGCCAGCACCTCACCAAGGATTGGCCGGTGCTCGATCTCGGCGTCGTGCCGCCTGTGTCGCGCGAGCGCTGGCGGCTCGACGTCTATGGCGCGGTCGATGCCCCCGTGTTCTGGACCTTTGCCGAATTCACCGCGCAGAAACAGGCCCGCTTCACCTCCGATATCCACTGCGTGACGACTTGGTCGCGCTACGATAATGAGTGGGAAGGGCTCGCAACGCGCGAGCTGCTCGTGGCCTGCCAGCCGCGCGAGGATGCTCGCTTCGTCGTGCTGCATTCCTATGATGGCTATACCACCAATCTCGCGCTGGAAGACTTCGCCGCCGAGGACGCTTTGCTCGCCCACAGCTGGTCGGGCCAGCCGCTGTTGGCCGAGCATGGCGGCCCGGTGCGGCTGGTCGTGCCGCATCTGTATTTTTGGAAGAGTGCCAAATGGCTCCAGGCCATCGAATTCCTGACTGAGGACGCGCCGGGCTTCTGGGAAGTCCGCGGCTATCACAACCGCGGCGATCCCTGGGCCGAGCAGCGCTATTCAGGCGATTAG
- a CDS encoding bifunctional alpha/beta hydrolase/OsmC family protein: MPTERFQFTGEGGHQLSAALELPDGEPAAFALFAHCFTCGKDTLAAKRISVALAAKGIAVLRFDFTGLGSSEGDFANSTFSSNVTDLVRAADHLRATRKAPSVLIGHSLGGAAILAAAGQIPEAKAVATIAAPSDPVHVTGLFKEHINNIRAQGEVEVSLAGRPFRIRREFLDDIIEHELMKDVTGLHKALLVMHSPVDDIVGIDNATKIFVSAKHSKSFVSLDHADHLLTAPADALYAADVIAAWASRYIDTAKPAKAMDLPETPRQVVVQETRKSKFNQIISVGPHRLVADEPVAAGGEDADPGPYDFLLAGLGACTSMTMRLYADRKSLPLDRVTVTLKHSKIYAKDCAECETREGMLDQIERDIAMEGALDAEQRKKLMEIADKCPVHRTLTSEIRIVTKAVK; this comes from the coding sequence ATGCCGACGGAACGCTTTCAATTCACGGGTGAAGGCGGCCATCAGCTTTCGGCCGCGCTCGAACTGCCGGACGGTGAGCCCGCGGCTTTCGCGCTGTTCGCGCATTGCTTCACCTGCGGTAAGGATACGCTGGCCGCCAAGCGTATCTCGGTCGCGCTCGCGGCCAAGGGCATTGCAGTGCTGCGGTTCGACTTCACCGGGCTCGGCTCCAGCGAGGGCGATTTCGCCAATTCCACCTTTTCCTCCAATGTGACCGATCTCGTGCGTGCCGCCGATCATCTGCGCGCAACGCGCAAGGCGCCGTCCGTCCTGATCGGCCATAGCCTCGGCGGTGCCGCGATCCTCGCGGCAGCAGGACAGATCCCTGAAGCCAAGGCGGTTGCGACCATCGCGGCGCCGTCCGATCCCGTCCACGTCACCGGGCTATTCAAAGAGCACATCAATAACATCCGCGCGCAGGGCGAAGTGGAAGTCTCGCTGGCGGGCCGCCCGTTTCGGATCAGACGTGAATTCCTCGACGACATCATCGAGCATGAATTGATGAAGGACGTCACCGGCCTGCACAAGGCGCTTCTGGTGATGCACTCCCCGGTCGACGACATCGTCGGCATCGACAATGCGACCAAGATCTTCGTGTCGGCGAAGCACTCCAAGAGCTTCGTCTCGCTCGACCACGCCGACCATCTGCTGACGGCGCCTGCTGACGCTCTCTATGCGGCCGATGTGATCGCGGCCTGGGCCAGCCGCTACATCGACACCGCAAAGCCCGCGAAGGCGATGGATCTCCCCGAGACGCCGCGCCAGGTCGTGGTGCAGGAGACCCGCAAGAGCAAGTTCAACCAGATCATCTCGGTCGGTCCGCACCGTCTGGTGGCGGACGAGCCTGTGGCTGCTGGCGGCGAGGACGCTGATCCCGGGCCCTATGATTTCCTGCTCGCAGGCCTCGGCGCCTGCACCTCCATGACCATGCGCCTCTATGCCGACCGCAAATCGTTGCCGCTCGACCGCGTCACCGTCACGCTGAAGCATTCCAAGATCTACGCCAAGGACTGTGCGGAGTGCGAGACGCGCGAGGGCATGCTCGATCAGATCGAGCGCGACATTGCGATGGAGGGCGCGCTCGATGCCGAGCAGCGCAAGAAATTGATGGAGATTGCCGACAAGTGCCCGGTGCACCGGACCCTGACCTCCGAGATCCGCATCGTGACGAAAGCCGTGAAGTAA
- a CDS encoding YeeE/YedE family protein: MESTQLVILAGLVIGLIYGAVGLLSGFCLMSSMRGFLAKGDGRLVRTYALAVAVAIAASQLLAGSGTVDLGKSIYLQQTFSVPALFLGGLLFGYGMVLSNGCGSRALVLLGRGNLRSFVVVIVLAIAAQMTLKGLIAPARIALVQASQTTVNANSLPALLATLGPAEALSRALAAAALVVGLILFAFAHPAFRRSPGQIAAGVVVGLLVAAGWFVTGSLGADDFNPVPVTSLTFIAPIADSLQYAMLSTGLTLNFGIATVAGVFAGSLVTALATGRFHLEGYSSPRHMLRSAGGAALMGIGGVMAFGCSIGQGLTGMSTLALGSFVAVTGILLGTTAGLRGALRVQPFEAATGAGSPAA; encoded by the coding sequence ATGGAATCCACGCAACTCGTCATCCTCGCCGGCCTCGTCATTGGCCTGATCTACGGCGCCGTCGGCCTGCTCAGCGGCTTCTGCCTGATGAGCAGCATGCGTGGTTTTCTGGCTAAGGGCGACGGGCGGCTGGTGCGCACCTATGCGCTGGCGGTTGCCGTTGCGATTGCCGCCAGCCAATTGCTGGCGGGCAGCGGCACGGTCGATCTCGGCAAGTCGATCTATCTGCAACAGACGTTTTCGGTGCCAGCGCTATTCCTCGGCGGCCTGCTGTTCGGCTATGGCATGGTGCTGTCGAATGGCTGTGGCTCGCGGGCGTTGGTGCTGCTCGGCCGCGGCAATCTGCGTTCCTTCGTCGTCGTGATCGTGCTTGCCATCGCCGCGCAGATGACGCTCAAGGGCCTGATTGCACCGGCGCGTATCGCGCTGGTTCAGGCTTCGCAAACCACCGTCAACGCCAATTCGCTGCCGGCGCTGCTGGCAACGCTTGGCCCGGCTGAAGCTCTTTCGCGCGCGCTGGCCGCTGCCGCGCTTGTCGTCGGGCTGATCCTGTTTGCATTCGCGCATCCGGCATTTCGTCGCTCGCCGGGCCAGATCGCCGCGGGCGTCGTCGTCGGCCTGCTCGTCGCCGCCGGCTGGTTTGTCACCGGCTCTCTCGGCGCCGACGATTTCAATCCGGTGCCGGTGACTTCGCTCACCTTCATCGCGCCGATCGCCGATAGCCTGCAATACGCCATGCTCTCGACTGGCCTGACACTCAATTTCGGCATCGCGACGGTTGCTGGCGTTTTTGCGGGGAGCCTGGTCACCGCGCTCGCCACAGGTCGTTTCCATCTCGAAGGCTATTCCTCGCCCCGACACATGCTGCGTTCGGCCGGCGGCGCCGCGCTGATGGGAATCGGCGGCGTGATGGCGTTCGGCTGCTCGATCGGGCAGGGACTCACCGGCATGTCGACGCTGGCGCTGGGCTCATTCGTCGCGGTCACCGGCATCCTGCTCGGCACGACGGCAGGCCTGCGCGGTGCGTTGCGCGTTCAACCCTTCGAGGCGGCAACCGGGGCAGGTTCGCCGGCCGCTTGA
- a CDS encoding quinone oxidoreductase family protein — translation MSPADTKTVEARCVRLNAKAENAAALAPVIEPQTLTRGPNDLLIEVRAAAVNPSDVKAATGLMPYAVFPRTPGRDYAGVVIDGPAGTIGREVFGSSGDLGIRRDGTHATHLVVEADAVVEKPKTVPWEEAAGIGVPFVTAMEGFRRAGIPKPGDTVLVFGVNGKVGQAAVQIATWQGARVIGVVRKAEAYEGHTNASLEVIDASTTDVATRVRDLTGGKGADIVFNTVGDPYFQAAHKSLALRGRQILIAAIDRIVQFNILEFYRGQHTYVGIDTLGLSSVATGAVLRDLGPGFASGHLKPFPIKASAVYPLERARDAYVAVAGSSRDRVILKP, via the coding sequence ATGTCGCCAGCCGATACCAAAACCGTCGAAGCGCGCTGCGTCCGCCTCAATGCCAAGGCCGAGAACGCCGCGGCACTTGCGCCGGTGATCGAGCCTCAGACGCTCACGCGCGGTCCGAACGATCTCCTGATCGAGGTGAGGGCCGCTGCCGTCAATCCATCCGACGTCAAGGCTGCAACGGGGTTGATGCCTTATGCCGTCTTCCCGCGTACGCCCGGCCGTGACTACGCCGGCGTGGTGATCGACGGGCCGGCCGGGACGATCGGGCGCGAGGTGTTCGGCTCCTCCGGCGATCTCGGCATCCGCCGCGACGGCACTCATGCAACCCATCTCGTGGTCGAAGCCGATGCCGTGGTGGAGAAGCCGAAGACGGTGCCCTGGGAGGAAGCTGCCGGCATCGGCGTGCCCTTCGTCACGGCCATGGAAGGCTTTCGTCGCGCCGGCATTCCAAAGCCCGGCGACACCGTTCTGGTCTTCGGCGTCAACGGCAAGGTCGGCCAGGCCGCCGTGCAGATCGCGACTTGGCAGGGCGCGCGCGTGATCGGCGTGGTGCGCAAAGCGGAGGCCTATGAAGGCCACACCAACGCGTCGCTCGAGGTGATCGATGCTTCCACGACCGATGTCGCCACGCGCGTGCGCGATTTGACCGGCGGCAAAGGCGCGGACATCGTCTTCAACACGGTCGGCGATCCCTATTTCCAGGCGGCGCACAAGTCACTTGCCCTGCGCGGCCGCCAGATCCTGATCGCCGCGATCGACCGCATCGTGCAGTTCAACATTCTCGAGTTTTACCGTGGCCAGCACACCTACGTCGGTATCGACACGCTCGGCCTTTCGTCGGTTGCGACCGGTGCGGTGCTTCGTGATCTCGGCCCGGGCTTCGCAAGCGGGCATCTGAAACCGTTCCCGATCAAGGCGAGCGCGGTCTATCCGCTGGAGCGCGCCAGAGATGCTTATGTCGCTGTCGCTGGGTCGTCGCGCGACCGAGTGATCCTGAAGCCGTAA
- the paaK gene encoding phenylacetate--CoA ligase PaaK, which translates to MALTRRKEGGNTYSAEMDAQERASRDEIMALQKRRLAWSLKHAYDNVAHYCKAFDKAGVHPSDFRELADLAKFPFTVKTDLRDNYPFNMFAVPREKLVRVHASSGTTGKPIVVGYTQADIDTWSNVMARSIRAAGGRTGMIIHNAYGYGLFTGGLGVHYGAEKLGCTVVPISGGMTERQVQLINDFRPDIITVTPSYMLAILDEFKRQKLDPRQCSLKVGIFGAEPWTNAMRGEIEDAFDMDATDIYGLSEVIGPGVAQECIETKDGLHIWEDHFYPEVIDPETGAVLPDGEKGELVFTSLTKEAFPVIRYRTRDLTRLLPGTARPGMRRMEKVTGRSDDMIILRGVNLFPTQIEEVLLATDWCGGHFILELTREGRMDELTIIAEARPESWDGRGLVDHADRVSTHIKNTIGISSKVQVVAPATLERSLGKAKRLYDKRPKD; encoded by the coding sequence ATGGCTCTGACGAGACGCAAGGAAGGTGGCAACACCTATAGCGCCGAGATGGACGCGCAGGAGCGCGCCTCGCGCGACGAGATCATGGCGCTGCAAAAGCGGCGGCTGGCTTGGTCGCTGAAGCACGCCTATGACAACGTCGCGCATTACTGCAAGGCCTTCGACAAGGCCGGCGTGCATCCGTCTGATTTTCGCGAGCTCGCGGATCTCGCAAAATTCCCGTTTACCGTGAAGACGGATCTCCGCGACAATTATCCTTTCAACATGTTCGCCGTGCCGCGTGAAAAACTGGTGCGCGTGCATGCCTCCTCCGGCACGACGGGTAAGCCGATCGTCGTGGGCTATACGCAGGCCGACATCGACACGTGGTCCAACGTGATGGCGCGCTCGATCCGCGCCGCCGGCGGCCGCACCGGCATGATCATCCACAATGCTTATGGATATGGTCTCTTCACCGGTGGCCTCGGCGTGCATTACGGCGCCGAGAAGCTCGGTTGCACCGTGGTGCCGATCTCCGGCGGCATGACCGAACGGCAGGTACAGCTCATCAACGATTTCCGGCCCGACATCATCACGGTGACGCCGAGCTACATGCTGGCGATCCTCGACGAGTTCAAGCGTCAGAAGCTCGATCCGCGCCAATGCTCGCTCAAGGTCGGCATCTTCGGCGCTGAGCCCTGGACCAATGCCATGCGCGGCGAGATCGAGGACGCCTTCGACATGGATGCGACCGACATCTATGGTCTCTCCGAGGTGATCGGCCCCGGCGTGGCGCAGGAATGCATCGAGACCAAGGACGGGCTCCATATTTGGGAGGACCATTTCTACCCCGAAGTGATCGACCCTGAAACGGGTGCGGTGCTGCCGGACGGCGAGAAGGGCGAATTGGTCTTCACCTCGCTGACCAAAGAGGCGTTTCCGGTGATCCGCTATCGCACCCGCGACCTGACGCGGCTGTTGCCGGGCACGGCGCGGCCGGGCATGCGGCGCATGGAGAAGGTGACAGGGCGCTCGGATGACATGATCATCCTGCGCGGGGTCAATCTGTTCCCGACCCAGATCGAGGAGGTGTTGCTCGCGACCGATTGGTGCGGCGGCCACTTCATCCTGGAACTCACCCGCGAAGGCCGCATGGACGAGCTGACGATCATCGCCGAAGCGCGTCCCGAAAGCTGGGACGGTCGCGGTCTCGTCGATCACGCCGACAGGGTATCGACCCACATCAAGAACACAATCGGGATCAGCTCCAAGGTTCAGGTGGTCGCGCCGGCCACGCTGGAGCGCTCGCTCGGCAAGGCCAAGCGGCTCTACGACAAGCGGCCCAAGGACTGA
- the paaI gene encoding hydroxyphenylacetyl-CoA thioesterase PaaI — MNVKATLSPEDIARACADAMWAEDDASKGLGMEIVEIGPGFATLAMLVRPDMVNGQRIAHGGFIFTLADSAFAFACNSHNERVVAAQGQITFIRPGKLGDRLIAMAREITRGGRSGIYDVRVTVGDIVIAEFRGHSRVIPGTWLPAQDQ, encoded by the coding sequence GTGAACGTCAAAGCCACCTTGTCGCCCGAGGATATCGCGCGGGCCTGCGCCGATGCAATGTGGGCGGAGGACGATGCCTCCAAGGGACTCGGCATGGAGATCGTCGAGATCGGCCCGGGCTTTGCGACGCTGGCGATGTTGGTGCGGCCGGACATGGTCAATGGCCAGCGTATCGCCCATGGCGGCTTCATCTTCACGCTCGCCGATTCCGCTTTCGCATTTGCCTGCAACTCGCACAATGAGCGCGTCGTCGCGGCGCAGGGGCAGATCACTTTCATCAGGCCGGGCAAGCTTGGCGATCGCCTGATTGCGATGGCAAGAGAGATCACCCGTGGCGGCCGCTCCGGAATCTACGACGTGCGTGTCACTGTAGGCGACATCGTCATCGCGGAATTCCGCGGGCATTCGCGTGTCATTCCCGGCACGTGGCTGCCGGCGCAGGATCAATAA